The following DNA comes from Arthrobacter sp. SLBN-83.
CAACGCCCCGTCTGCCACCGCCAGGTAGTACCGGACCAGGTCCAGCTTGGTCAGCCCCGGCTCCGGGAACACCACTTTGTCCGGGCTGGAGATCCGCACTTCGATCCCATCAATGTCCAAAACCTCGGGTGGCGTCTTTGACGGTGTCATGGCGCCACGCTAGCAGCGGGCCGGGCGTGTGTCAGCCGTTGACCAGCCTCGTTGCCGCCGCAGAGTGCTCCGCGATAAGGCCGGCAACGTCCAGCCCCGGAATCTGTCCGTCCACCACCCGCCACTGCCCGCCCACCATCACCCGGTCCGCCCGGTCGGCGGCGCACAGGAGGAGAGCGGCGATGGGGTCGTGGCTGCCGGAGAAGCGGAGGTCGTCGAGCCGGAACAGTGCCAGGTCGGCCTGCATGCCGGGTGCCAGTTGGCCCAGGCCGGACCGTCCCAGGACAGCGGCGGATCCGCGGGTGGCCCAGCCCAGCGCCCGCTCCACCGGCACGTCAGCGCCGTAGCGCAGCCTCTGGAGGTAGAGGGCCTGCCGCGCTTCCAGGATCATGTTGGAGGCATCGTTCGACGCCGAGCCGTCCACTCCCAGCCCCACCATGACTCCGGCGTCCTCCAGTTCCAGGACCCGGGCGGTTCCGGAGGCCAGCCGCATGTTGGAGGTGGGGCAATGCGCGACGCCGGTCCCCGCCGCTCCGAGCCGCATGATCTCGGCGTCGCTGAAGTGGATGCCGTGTCCCAGCCAAGTGCGGTCCGTCAGCCAGCCCACGCTGTCCAGGTAGTCAACGGTCCGCAGTCCGAACATCTCCCGGCAGAAGTCCTCCTCGTCGAGGGTCTCTGCCAGGTGCGTGTGCAGGCGGACATCAAGCCGCTCAGCCAGGGCCGCGCTTTCAGCCATGATTTCCTTCGTCACCGAGAACGGCGAACAGGGCGCCAGGGCGATCTGGATCACCGCTGCATCCCCGCGCTCGTGGTACCGGCCCACC
Coding sequences within:
- a CDS encoding 8-oxoguanine deaminase, with product MTPSSPAPDSRLWIRKPLAAFTANSLDASGGLVVANGVITEVLAAGQQPSAPCTETFDAGSHVLLPGLINTHHHFYQTLTRAWGPVANAPLFPWLQNLYPVWARLTPKDLELAATVALAELLLSGCTTAADHHYLFPAGLEDAVDIEVEAVRRLGMRATLTRGSMTLGTDDGGLPPQSTVQDPEVVLADSERLVGRYHERGDAAVIQIALAPCSPFSVTKEIMAESAALAERLDVRLHTHLAETLDEEDFCREMFGLRTVDYLDSVGWLTDRTWLGHGIHFSDAEIMRLGAAGTGVAHCPTSNMRLASGTARVLELEDAGVMVGLGVDGSASNDASNMILEARQALYLQRLRYGADVPVERALGWATRGSAAVLGRSGLGQLAPGMQADLALFRLDDLRFSGSHDPIAALLLCAADRADRVMVGGQWRVVDGQIPGLDVAGLIAEHSAAATRLVNG